One window of the Terriglobales bacterium genome contains the following:
- a CDS encoding ABC transporter permease yields MKRSQIALVIFCLLHGTILCAGFFAPYAPDQQNRAFPFAPPTKVHWRDQAGRIHLRPFVYGISTNSDDASYSEDRSREYPINFLASGSAEKLSTSGLRLFSVQQPGHIFVFGTDEFGRDLFSRILYGGRISIGAGLLAMCIALGLGTLLGSIAAMAGGVTDSAIMRLAELGLALSWFYLLLAIRAFLPLRTAPLQTFFLVAAVLGFTGWARPARLVRGVLLSAKERGFVLTARGFGAGPAYLFRRHLMPQVLPLIWTQAVVLIPQFIMAEVALSFLGLGATEPLTSWGNLLSELQSYRVITSYWWMFTPVVVLVMVSSSYLLLLNSLHKRGHSTAV; encoded by the coding sequence ATGAAGCGTTCCCAAATTGCGCTCGTTATTTTTTGCCTGTTGCACGGCACCATCCTCTGTGCCGGCTTCTTCGCTCCTTACGCTCCGGATCAGCAGAATCGCGCATTTCCGTTCGCGCCGCCGACAAAGGTTCATTGGAGAGATCAGGCCGGCCGTATTCATCTGCGGCCATTCGTTTATGGAATAAGCACGAACTCGGATGATGCAAGCTACTCGGAAGATCGCAGTCGGGAATATCCGATCAATTTTCTTGCGTCTGGCAGCGCAGAAAAGCTAAGCACATCTGGGCTACGCCTGTTCAGTGTTCAACAGCCTGGACATATATTCGTTTTTGGAACTGACGAGTTTGGTCGAGACCTTTTTTCCAGAATTCTGTATGGCGGAAGAATCTCCATCGGGGCCGGACTGCTCGCAATGTGCATCGCCTTGGGACTGGGCACGCTGCTCGGCAGCATCGCAGCGATGGCTGGCGGGGTGACTGATAGCGCAATCATGCGTCTTGCCGAACTCGGTCTTGCGCTCTCCTGGTTCTACCTTCTGCTTGCGATTAGAGCATTTCTTCCGTTGCGCACTGCTCCGCTGCAAACATTTTTTTTGGTGGCAGCGGTACTGGGTTTTACCGGATGGGCGCGACCTGCTCGGCTCGTTCGCGGAGTCCTGCTGAGTGCCAAGGAACGTGGATTCGTTCTGACTGCCCGTGGTTTCGGCGCGGGACCGGCATACCTGTTTCGCCGGCATTTAATGCCGCAAGTTCTTCCGCTGATTTGGACCCAGGCCGTCGTGCTGATACCACAATTCATCATGGCAGAGGTGGCACTCTCGTTCCTTGGACTGGGAGCGACGGAACCCTTGACGAGTTGGGGCAATCTGCTGTCGGAACTGCAGAGTTATCGTGTAATTACGTCGTACTGGTGGATGTTTACGCCAGTGGTCGTGTTAGTTATGGTGTCATCTAGTTATCTCCTGCTGCTGAACTCCTTACACAAGAGAGGGCATTCCACTGCTGTCTAG